In Streptomyces sp. NBC_00341, the DNA window TGCCTGATGTCGATGACCGAGGGCGAGGCCTGGATCGTGCCCGCCGACGACGCCGAACCCGTACTGCTGCGCCCCGGCGACCTGGCCATCGCGCGCGGCCCGGAACCGTACACCGTCGCGGACCGGCCCGGCACCCGGCCGCGGACCCGGATCGGTCCGGGCGGCGTCTGCACCACCCTGCGCGGCGAACCGCTCGCCCAGTCCATGCACTTGGGCGTACGGACCTGGGGCAACGCCCCGGACGGCGAGGCGTCCATGCTCGTCGGCACCTACCTGCTCGACGGTGAGATCAGCAGGCGCCTCCTGGACGCCCTGCCCGCCCTGATCCTCCTCCCCGGTGACGGTGACGGTGACGGTGACGGTGACGGTGACGGTGACGGCGTGGGCGTGGGCGACGGCCGCGGCAACCCGCTGCTGACCCTGCTCGACCGCGAGATCGCCAGGGACGAGCCGGGGCAGAGCGTGGTGCTGGACAGGCTGCTCGACCTGCTGCTGATCGACGCCCTGCGCACCTGGTTCTCCCGGCCAGGGGCCGAGGCCCCCGCCTGGTACAGAGCCATGGGCGACCCCGTCGTCGGACAGGCGCTGCGGCTGCTCCAGAACGAGCCGGCCCACCCCTGGACGGTCGCCGCGCTGGCCGACCGGACCGGAGTCTCCCGGGCCGGGCTCGCCCGCCGCTTCACCGAACTGGTGGGGGAGCCCCCGATGGCGTACCTGACGGGCTGGCGCCTCGCCGTCGCGGCGGATCTGCTGCGGGAGACGGACGCGACGGTCGAGGCCGTTGCCCGGAAGGTCGGCTACAGCCAGGCGTTCGCCTTCAGCACCGCTTTCAAGCGGGTGCGCGGGGTCGGCCCGCAGGACTACCGGAACGGCCGGGACTTGCCGGACCGGCAACAAAGTTTGCCCGTGACCTGATGTGTGGTGAGGCTGTCCCCATGAGCAACGACACCGGTCACGGTCACCACCACGACAGCAGCCACGGGCACCGGCACGAGAGCGGCCATGCCCACCATCACGGCACCGATCTCGACTGGGACGCCATCGGCCCGCTGCTGGAGAAGGACGCCGAACTCAGCACCGGCCAGTACACGGAGGCCGCCCGCTGGATCGCCGGTCTGCCCGGCGCCCACGAGGTCCGCCGGGTCCTGGACATCGGCAGCGGACCGGGCGTCGTCGCCTGCCTGCTCGCCGAGGTGTTCCCGCAGGCCGAGGTCGTCGCCGTGGACGGCACCCCGGCCCTGCTGGAGCGCACCCGCGACCGCGCGAAGCGGCTCGGGCTCGGTGACCGCGTCACCACCCTGCACGCGGACCTGCCCGCCGAACTGGACCGCGCCGGGGAGGCGGACCTCATCTGGGCGGGCAACGCGCTGCACCACATGGGCGACCAGCGCGCCGCACTGGCCGGATTCGCCGGGCTGTTGCGTCCCGGCGGCACCGTCGCACTCGTCGAGGGCGGGCTGCAACCCCGCCATCTCCCGCGCGACATCGGCTTCGGCCGGCCCGGTCTGGAGGAGCGGCTCGACGTGATCCAGGCCGAGACCTTCGAGCAGATGCGGGCGGACCTGCCCGGCACCAAGCGGGAGACCGAGAACTGGGCCGCCCTCTTCACCGCGGTGGGCCTCGACCCGCACGGCACCCGGAGCTTCCTGCTCGACCTGCCCGCGCCCCTCACCGACGTGGCACGGAATCACGTCATCGACAACTTCACCCGCCGCCGCGAGACCCTGGGCGAGCGGCTGGACGCCGAGGACAACGCGCTGCTCGACCGGCTGACCGACCCCGAGGACCCGGCCGGACTGCACCGGCGCACCGACACCTTCCTGCTGCTGGCCCGGACGTTCCACCTCGGCCGCAAGGCCTGAGCGCGACAAGGCTCGGCCGCAGGGCCTGAGCACGACGAAGGGAGTCCGCCGGACCGGCGGACTCCCTTTCTGTGACGTCAGTGGCGGGACGTCACCGCTGGCCTTCCGGCTCAGGCGCCGAGGTTGAACTCACCCGGGTGCGAGCCGAGCCGCTTGCCCTCGTCCAGTGCCGCGAACGCGGCCAGGTCGTCCTCGTCCAGCTCGAAGCCGAACACATCGATGTTCTCCGCGATCCGCGACGGGGTCACGGACTTCGGGATCACCACATGGCCGGTCTGGAGGTGCCAGCGGAGCACCGCCTGAGCGGGCGTGCGGCCGTGCTTCCGCGCGACCGCGACCACCGTCGGGACCTCCAGGAGGCCCTTGCCCGAGCCCAGCGGCGACCAGGCCTCGGTCAGGATGCCGTGCTTGGCGTGCAGCGCGCGGGACTCGGCCTGCTGGAGCTGCGGGTGCAGCTCGATCTGGTTGAGCGCGGGTACGACCGAGGTCTCGCCGAGCAGCCGCTCCAGGTGCTCGGGGAGGAAGTTCGACACGCCGATGGCCTTCGCGCGGCCGTCCGCGTAGATCTTCTCGAACGCCCGGTAGGTGTCCACGTACGCGTCCTTGGCGGGAACCGGCCAGTGGATCAGGTACAGGTCGACGTAGTCGAGACCGAGCTTGTCCAGCGAGGCGTCGAACGCGCGCAGCGTCGAGTCGTAGCCCTGCTCGCTGTTCCACAGCTTGGTGGTCACGAAGAGCTCGTCGCGGGCGATACCGGAGGCGGCGATGGCCTTGCCGGTGCCCCCCTCGTTCCGGTAGATCGCGGCGGTGTCGATGCTGCGGTACCCGGACTCGATGGCTGTGGCGACCGCCTTCGCGGCCTCGTCGTCCGGCACCTGCCAGACTCCGAAACCGAGCTGGGGCATCTCGACGCCGTTGTTGAGGGTGAGGGAGGGGACCTGGCTCACGAGCGGTCGATCCTTACGTTGGGGGGTGGGACTCGAAGCTTCAACGATCAAGACGGCCCGCACATTCCCGTCCGCGGACGCATTCTTCCCGGCTCAGCGGTACGGCCAGTGCCCGGCTCAGCGGTACGGCCTCTTCCCGGCTCAGCAGTACGGCTTCTCCCCGCGCTCAGCGGTACAGCGCGTCCACCTCGGCCGCGTACGCCGTCTCGATCGCCTTGCGCTTCAGCTTCAGCGACGGGGTCAGCAGCCCGTGCTCCTCGGTGAACTGGTGGGCCAGAATCCGGAACGTCCGGATCGACTCGGCCTGTGAGACCGCCGTGTTCGCGGCCACCACCGCCCGCCGGACCTCCATCTCCAGATCCGGGTCCCGCACCAGTTCGCCCGGTGACAGCCGCTGCCGGCCCTGCATGGCGAGCCAGTGCTCCACCGACTCCTGGTCCACGGTGACCAGGGCCGCGATGTACGGCCGGTCGTTGCCGACCACGATGCACTGCGCCACCAGCGGATGCGCCCGCACCCGCTCCTCCAGACCGGCCGGCGAGACGCTCTTGCCGCCGGACGTCACCAGGATCTCCTTCTTGCGCCCGGTGATCGTCAGATAGCCGTCCTCGTCCAGCGCGCCCAGGTCCCCGGTGGCCAGCCAGCCGTCGTTCAGCACCGCGTCGGTGGACTTCGGGTCGCCCAGGTACCCGGAGAACACATTGCGGCCGTACACCCAGATCTCGCCGTCGGCCGCGATGTGCACCGTGGTGCCGGGGATCGGCTGCCCGACCGTGCCGTACCGGGTGCGCTCCGGCGGATTGGCGGTGGCCGCCGCGGTCGTCTCGGTCAGCCCGTACCCCTCGTACACCGTGACACCGGCCCCCGCGAAGAACAGCCCGAGCTGCCGCTCCATCCCCGAGCCGCCGGACATGGCGTGCCGGATCCGGCCGCCCATCGCCTCGCGCACCTTCTTGTACACGACCTTGTCGAAGAACTGGTGCTGCATCCGCAGCCCGGCGGACGGGCCGGGACCGGTCCCGAACGCTCGCGCCTCCATCGCCTCCGCGTACTTCACCGCGATGTCCACGGCCTTGTCGAAAGGGCCCAGCCTGCCCTCCGTCTCGGCCTTGCGGCGGGCCCCGTTGAAGACCTTCTCGAAGATGTACGGCACCGCCAGGATGAACGTGGGGCGGAACGTCACCAGGTCCGGCATCAGCGCCTTCGCCGACAGCTCCGGCTGGTGGCCCAGCTTCACCCGGCCCCGGATCGCCGTGACCTCCACCATCCGCCCGAAGACGTGCGCCAGCGGCAGGAAGAGCAGGGTCGAGGCCTCGTCGCCCGGCCGGGAGTGGAAGACCGACTCCCACCGCGATGCCATCGTCTCCGTCTCGAACATGAAGTTGGCGTGCGTGATCACACAGCCCTTGGGCCGCCCCGTCGTGCCCGACGTGTAGATGACGGTCGCGACCGAGTCGGGCGTCACGGCACGCCGGTGCCGGTGCACCACCTCGTCCTCGACATGGGCGCCCGCGGCGACCAGCTCGGACACCGCGTCGGTGTCCAGCTGCCACAGCCGCTTCAACTGGGGCAGCTGGTCGATGACCGAGGCGACCGTCATCGCGTGGTCCTCGTGCTCGACCATCACCGCAGAGACCTCGGCGTCGTGGAGCATCCACAGGACCTGCTCGGCCGAGGACGTCGGATAGACCGGAACGGACTGCGCGCCGACCGCCCACAGTGCGAAGTCGAAGAGCGTCCACTCGTAGCGCGTGCGCGACATCAGGGCGACCCGGTCCCCGAACCGCACGCCGTGCGCGATCAGTCCCTTGGCCAGTGCGAGCACCTCGTCGCGGAACGTGCCGGAGGTGACATCGAGCCACTTCCCGGACGCGTCCTTGCGGCCGAGGGCGATCCGGTGCGGATCCTCCTCGGCGTAGTCGAAAACCACATCAGCGAGCCCGCCCACGTGGGGCGCGGCCGCCATGGGTGGGACAGTGAACTCGCGCAATGACCTGCTCCTTGTGGCGCTCCGCACAGCGCCGTGACGCTACCCCACCGGACGCTGCCGCGGGAGAGCCCGCAACAACCGGTGAAACATGGCGTCTGCACTGGTCAGGGGCTGAAATCCGGCCAGATGGGCAAGGCTCGGGCGCGCTTCCGACCAAGGAGTAAGTGGCTCGCGCGGGAATCTCCACCGAATCTGTACGCCGCGATCACTGCCGTTCCGTGCGGATACGGGGGTTTGGTCCGCAGCTGCCGGGCCTGACCGGGTTGGGCCGCCCCGGCCCGGACCGCGGCGTCCCGTTGATTGTCCCCCTCAAGGCCGCCCCGCAACCCCCGGCGGACGGATCAGCCGCTCGCCGCCCGCCAGGATCGCCGCCGCGAGCGCGTCCGCCGCCTTCTGCGCACCGTCCCGGCGGCGGCCGTGCAGCAGGACGAAGTCCACCTCGCCCAGATCCGGCAGTCCCGCTCTGGCCGGCAGCGGGACCAGGCCGGGCGGGACCAGACCCCGGCTGTGCGCCATCACGCCGAGCCCCGCGTGGGCGGCGGCGGTCAGCCCGCTGAGGCTGCCGCTGGTGCACGCCACCCGCCAGGAACGGCCCGCGCCCTCCAGCACCTCGAGGGCGCGGGCCCGGGTGATGGCCGGCGGCGGGAAGAGGACGAGCGGCACCGGCCGGTCCGGGTCGATCCGCAGCGTCGGCGCACCGATCCAGGTCAGCGCGTCCTGCCAGACCAGCTCCCCGTGCGTGTCACCGGTGCGCCGCTTGGCCAGCACCAGATCGAGCCGGCCGGCCGCCAGCTGCTGGTGCAGTGTCCCCGACAGCTCCACGGTGAGCTCCAGCTCGACCTCGGGATGGTCGTGGCGGAACGCCTGGAGGATCTCCGGCAGCCGCGTCAGCACGAAGTCCTCCGAGGCCCCGAACCGCAGTCGGCCGCGCAGCCGGGTGCCGGTGAAGAACGCCGACGCCCGCTCGTGGGCCTCCAGGATCGTCCGGGCGAAACCCAGCATCGCCTCACCGTCCACGGTGAGGTCGACCCGGTGCGTGTCACGGGTGAACAGCTGCCGTCCGGTCGCCTCCTCCAGCCGCCGCACGTGCTGGCTCACCGTGGACTGCCGCACCCCGAGCCGGCGGGCGGCCCGGGTGAAGCTCAGCGTCTGGGCGACCGCGAGAAACGTACGCAACTGCGCGGGTTCGTACATGCCCGCCACGTTATCGCGAGACACGATCACAGTCAGAGCGGTATACGGGATTCCCGATGTCGGCGGGCAGGGGCACGATGGCTACGGGACAGCCCCTGGGGCAAGGCCCCTGAACGAGAGAACACGTGGAGCACATGAGCCGCCGCAAGCCGAAGCTGCCGTCCTGGCTGCCGCTCGACCCGTACATCCTGGCGCTGATCGGCACCGTCGTCCTCGCGGCGCTGCTGCCGGCCTCCGGCGCGGCCGCCGAGGTCGCGGGCGGGGCCTCCACCGGCGCGGT includes these proteins:
- a CDS encoding class I SAM-dependent methyltransferase, with the translated sequence MSNDTGHGHHHDSSHGHRHESGHAHHHGTDLDWDAIGPLLEKDAELSTGQYTEAARWIAGLPGAHEVRRVLDIGSGPGVVACLLAEVFPQAEVVAVDGTPALLERTRDRAKRLGLGDRVTTLHADLPAELDRAGEADLIWAGNALHHMGDQRAALAGFAGLLRPGGTVALVEGGLQPRHLPRDIGFGRPGLEERLDVIQAETFEQMRADLPGTKRETENWAALFTAVGLDPHGTRSFLLDLPAPLTDVARNHVIDNFTRRRETLGERLDAEDNALLDRLTDPEDPAGLHRRTDTFLLLARTFHLGRKA
- a CDS encoding long-chain fatty acid--CoA ligase; the encoded protein is MAAAPHVGGLADVVFDYAEEDPHRIALGRKDASGKWLDVTSGTFRDEVLALAKGLIAHGVRFGDRVALMSRTRYEWTLFDFALWAVGAQSVPVYPTSSAEQVLWMLHDAEVSAVMVEHEDHAMTVASVIDQLPQLKRLWQLDTDAVSELVAAGAHVEDEVVHRHRRAVTPDSVATVIYTSGTTGRPKGCVITHANFMFETETMASRWESVFHSRPGDEASTLLFLPLAHVFGRMVEVTAIRGRVKLGHQPELSAKALMPDLVTFRPTFILAVPYIFEKVFNGARRKAETEGRLGPFDKAVDIAVKYAEAMEARAFGTGPGPSAGLRMQHQFFDKVVYKKVREAMGGRIRHAMSGGSGMERQLGLFFAGAGVTVYEGYGLTETTAAATANPPERTRYGTVGQPIPGTTVHIAADGEIWVYGRNVFSGYLGDPKSTDAVLNDGWLATGDLGALDEDGYLTITGRKKEILVTSGGKSVSPAGLEERVRAHPLVAQCIVVGNDRPYIAALVTVDQESVEHWLAMQGRQRLSPGELVRDPDLEMEVRRAVVAANTAVSQAESIRTFRILAHQFTEEHGLLTPSLKLKRKAIETAYAAEVDALYR
- a CDS encoding LysR substrate-binding domain-containing protein, whose amino-acid sequence is MYEPAQLRTFLAVAQTLSFTRAARRLGVRQSTVSQHVRRLEEATGRQLFTRDTHRVDLTVDGEAMLGFARTILEAHERASAFFTGTRLRGRLRFGASEDFVLTRLPEILQAFRHDHPEVELELTVELSGTLHQQLAAGRLDLVLAKRRTGDTHGELVWQDALTWIGAPTLRIDPDRPVPLVLFPPPAITRARALEVLEGAGRSWRVACTSGSLSGLTAAAHAGLGVMAHSRGLVPPGLVPLPARAGLPDLGEVDFVLLHGRRRDGAQKAADALAAAILAGGERLIRPPGVAGRP
- a CDS encoding aldo/keto reductase, giving the protein MSQVPSLTLNNGVEMPQLGFGVWQVPDDEAAKAVATAIESGYRSIDTAAIYRNEGGTGKAIAASGIARDELFVTTKLWNSEQGYDSTLRAFDASLDKLGLDYVDLYLIHWPVPAKDAYVDTYRAFEKIYADGRAKAIGVSNFLPEHLERLLGETSVVPALNQIELHPQLQQAESRALHAKHGILTEAWSPLGSGKGLLEVPTVVAVARKHGRTPAQAVLRWHLQTGHVVIPKSVTPSRIAENIDVFGFELDEDDLAAFAALDEGKRLGSHPGEFNLGA
- a CDS encoding AraC family transcriptional regulator, with amino-acid sequence MDALAGLLDGPRARGAFLLRMVMEPPWSVRIEDRAPLCLMSMTEGEAWIVPADDAEPVLLRPGDLAIARGPEPYTVADRPGTRPRTRIGPGGVCTTLRGEPLAQSMHLGVRTWGNAPDGEASMLVGTYLLDGEISRRLLDALPALILLPGDGDGDGDGDGDGDGVGVGDGRGNPLLTLLDREIARDEPGQSVVLDRLLDLLLIDALRTWFSRPGAEAPAWYRAMGDPVVGQALRLLQNEPAHPWTVAALADRTGVSRAGLARRFTELVGEPPMAYLTGWRLAVAADLLRETDATVEAVARKVGYSQAFAFSTAFKRVRGVGPQDYRNGRDLPDRQQSLPVT